One window of the Janthinobacterium sp. PAMC25594 genome contains the following:
- a CDS encoding MFS transporter, with amino-acid sequence MPTSNTAAINAASRPLTKQDYKTLSLAALGGALEFYDFIIFVFFANAIGQLFFPPEMPEWLRLLQTFGIFAAGYVVRPLGGIVMAHFGDLLGRKRMFTLSILMMAVPTLLIGLLPTYASIGLAAPLLLLLMRVFQGAAVGGEVPGAWVFVSEHVPSRFTGFACGVLTAGLTVGILLGSLVATGLNTVYTPAEITDGAWRYPFLLGGLFGFGAMYLRRWLHETPVFAEMQQRKALSTEMPLKSVLRSHRGAVVVSMLLTWMLSAGIVVVILMTPALLQKIHHIAPRTTLVANTVATLCLAFGCIIAGMLADRLGGKRVIFVGSVLLAISTYIFYTTIGSRPDLLLPLYAMTGLCVGVVGAVPYVLVQAFPAQVRFSGLSFSYNLSYAIFGGLTPVVVTLMLKNNVLGPAYYVIGVCVVGMLTALFIKDQRQTVGR; translated from the coding sequence ATGCCTACTTCCAACACCGCCGCCATCAACGCCGCAAGCCGTCCCCTCACCAAACAAGACTATAAGACCCTGTCGCTGGCCGCCCTCGGCGGCGCGCTGGAATTCTACGATTTCATCATCTTCGTCTTCTTTGCCAACGCCATCGGCCAATTGTTCTTCCCGCCGGAAATGCCGGAATGGCTGCGCTTGCTGCAAACCTTCGGCATCTTCGCCGCCGGCTACGTGGTGCGTCCACTGGGCGGCATCGTCATGGCCCACTTCGGTGACTTGCTCGGCCGCAAGCGCATGTTCACCCTGTCCATCCTGATGATGGCCGTGCCGACCCTGCTGATCGGCCTGCTGCCCACCTACGCCAGCATCGGCCTGGCCGCCCCGCTGTTGCTGCTCTTAATGCGCGTTTTCCAGGGCGCGGCCGTGGGCGGCGAAGTGCCGGGCGCCTGGGTGTTTGTGTCCGAACACGTACCGAGCCGTTTCACGGGCTTTGCCTGCGGCGTGCTGACGGCCGGCCTGACGGTGGGCATTCTGCTCGGCTCGCTCGTCGCGACGGGCTTGAACACCGTCTACACGCCGGCGGAAATCACCGATGGCGCCTGGCGCTATCCGTTCTTGCTGGGCGGCCTCTTCGGCTTTGGCGCCATGTATCTGCGCCGCTGGCTGCATGAAACCCCCGTCTTTGCGGAAATGCAGCAACGCAAGGCGCTGTCCACGGAAATGCCCTTGAAATCCGTGCTGCGCAGCCACCGCGGCGCCGTCGTCGTATCGATGTTGCTGACCTGGATGCTGTCGGCCGGCATCGTCGTCGTCATTTTGATGACGCCTGCCCTGCTGCAAAAGATCCACCACATCGCGCCGCGCACCACGCTGGTGGCCAATACCGTGGCCACCCTGTGCCTGGCCTTCGGCTGCATCATCGCCGGCATGCTGGCCGACCGCCTGGGCGGCAAGCGCGTGATCTTCGTCGGCTCCGTGCTGCTGGCCATTTCCACGTATATTTTCTACACCACCATCGGCAGCCGCCCCGACCTGCTGCTGCCCCTGTACGCGATGACGGGCCTGTGCGTCGGCGTCGTCGGCGCCGTGCCCTACGTGCTGGTGCAAGCGTTTCCGGCGCAGGTGCGCTTCTCGGGACTGTCGTTTTCCTACAACTTGTCGTACGCGATTTTCGGCGGCCTGACGCCCGTGGTCGTGACCCTGATGCTGAAAAACAACGTGCTGGGCCCCGCCTATTATGTGATCGGCGTGTGCGTGGTGGGCATGCTGACGGCCCTGTTCATCAAGGATCAGCGGCAGACCGTGGGACGATAA
- a CDS encoding isocitrate lyase has protein sequence MSQYQDDIKAVAGLKDQQGSAWNAINPESAARMRAQNKFKTGLDIARYTAKIMRNDMAAYDADPSKYTQSLGCWHGFIGQQKMISIKKHFNSTDRRYLYLSGWMVAALRSEFGPLPDQSMHEKTAVTSLIRELYTFLRQADARELGGLFRQLDAAQGAEKQAIQAKIDGHITHVVPIIADIDAGFGNAEATYLLAKQFIEAGACCIQIENQVSDEKQCGHQDGKVTVPHEDFLAKIRAIRYAFLELGVDDGIIVARTDSLGAGLTKQIAVTNEPGDLGDQYNSFLDCEEVSADALGNGDVILKREGKLLRPKRLPSNLFQFRAGSGEERCVLDCITSLQNGADLLWIETEKPHIAQIGGMVSEIRKVIPNAKLVYNNSPSFNWTLNFRQQVYDIMKADGKDVSAYERAQLMSVEYDQTELAITADEKIRTFQADSAREAGIFHHLITLPTYHTAALSTDNLAKEYFGDQGMLGYVAGVQRKEIRQGIACVKHQNMSGSDIGDDHKDYFSGEAALKAAGKDNTMNQF, from the coding sequence ATGTCCCAATATCAAGACGACATCAAAGCTGTTGCTGGTTTGAAAGACCAACAAGGCAGCGCCTGGAACGCCATCAATCCCGAGTCCGCCGCCCGCATGCGCGCCCAGAACAAGTTCAAGACCGGCCTGGACATCGCCCGCTACACGGCGAAGATCATGCGCAACGACATGGCTGCCTACGATGCGGACCCATCCAAGTACACCCAGTCGCTCGGTTGCTGGCACGGTTTCATCGGTCAACAGAAGATGATCTCCATCAAGAAGCACTTCAACAGCACCGACCGCCGCTACCTCTACCTGTCCGGCTGGATGGTCGCCGCCCTGCGCTCCGAGTTCGGCCCGCTGCCAGACCAGTCGATGCATGAAAAGACCGCCGTCACCAGCCTGATCCGCGAGCTCTACACCTTCCTGCGCCAGGCCGATGCCCGCGAACTGGGCGGCCTGTTCCGCCAGCTGGACGCGGCCCAAGGTGCTGAGAAGCAAGCGATCCAGGCCAAGATCGACGGCCACATCACCCACGTCGTGCCCATCATCGCCGACATCGACGCCGGTTTCGGCAATGCCGAAGCCACCTATTTGCTGGCAAAACAGTTCATCGAAGCGGGCGCCTGCTGCATCCAGATCGAAAACCAAGTATCCGACGAGAAACAATGCGGTCACCAGGACGGTAAAGTCACGGTGCCACATGAAGACTTCCTGGCCAAGATCCGCGCCATCCGCTACGCCTTCCTTGAGCTGGGCGTGGACGACGGCATCATCGTTGCCCGCACCGATTCGCTGGGCGCCGGCCTGACCAAGCAGATCGCCGTCACCAATGAACCAGGCGACCTGGGCGACCAATACAACTCCTTCCTCGACTGCGAAGAAGTGTCGGCCGACGCGCTGGGCAATGGCGACGTCATCCTCAAGCGCGAAGGCAAGCTGCTGCGTCCAAAACGCCTGCCAAGCAACCTGTTCCAGTTCCGCGCCGGTTCCGGCGAAGAGCGTTGCGTGCTGGATTGCATCACCTCGCTGCAAAACGGCGCCGACCTGCTGTGGATCGAAACGGAAAAACCGCATATCGCGCAAATTGGCGGCATGGTCAGCGAAATCCGCAAGGTCATCCCGAACGCCAAGCTGGTGTACAACAACAGCCCATCGTTCAACTGGACCCTGAACTTCCGCCAGCAGGTGTATGACATCATGAAGGCCGACGGCAAGGACGTGTCCGCCTACGAACGCGCCCAGCTGATGAGCGTGGAATACGACCAGACGGAATTGGCGATCACGGCCGACGAGAAAATCCGCACCTTCCAGGCCGACTCGGCCCGCGAAGCCGGCATCTTCCACCACCTGATCACCCTGCCGACCTACCACACGGCCGCCTTGTCGACCGACAACCTGGCCAAGGAATACTTCGGCGACCAGGGCATGCTGGGCTACGTGGCCGGCGTGCAGCGCAAGGAAATCCGCCAGGGCATCGCCTGCGTGAAACATCAAAACATGTCCGGCTCGGACATCGGCGACGATCACAAGGATTACTTCAGCGGCGAAGCGGCACTGAAGGCGGCTGGTAAAGACAACACCATGAACCAGTTCTAA
- a CDS encoding STY0301 family protein — protein MQHQRLLAGAACCLFPVFAQAAMPAPAPAPAAHACPDSVPAASISLNAVPAGWTPYIGSPLYLSAAAPIDGAPQRRGQLVPSGERKNKGQTTLSYRLEGRYPDGKWLQCSYGVHGEVTLSRRMDDSVSLCQFTYRKGRKAGQNEIDIDCR, from the coding sequence ATGCAACATCAACGTTTGCTGGCCGGCGCCGCCTGCTGCCTATTCCCCGTGTTCGCGCAGGCTGCCATGCCCGCCCCCGCCCCCGCCCCCGCCGCCCATGCTTGCCCGGACAGCGTGCCTGCGGCATCGATCAGCCTGAATGCCGTGCCGGCTGGCTGGACGCCGTATATCGGCAGCCCACTCTACCTGAGCGCCGCGGCGCCGATCGACGGCGCACCGCAGCGCAGGGGGCAGCTGGTGCCGAGCGGGGAGCGCAAGAACAAAGGGCAAACGACGCTCAGCTACCGTCTGGAAGGCCGCTATCCAGACGGCAAGTGGTTGCAATGCAGCTACGGCGTGCATGGGGAAGTCACGCTGTCGAGGAGAATGGACGACAGCGTCAGCCTGTGCCAATTCACCTACAGAAAAGGCCGCAAGGCCGGGCAGAACGAGATCGATATCGATTGCCGGTAA
- a CDS encoding BPSL0067 family protein, translated as MSYTYTKVDDLEKTTMVGNHQCVALVRHYAGAPATLAWKQGEVVLGNRLLRKGTAIATFINGKYANQQHGNHAALYIGQALDGILVMDQWKGKRPPLVTSRTLRSKGRYKNGLYIDPSNNADAFFVIE; from the coding sequence ATGTCCTACACCTACACCAAAGTCGACGACCTGGAAAAAACCACCATGGTCGGCAACCATCAGTGCGTCGCGCTGGTCCGCCACTACGCGGGTGCGCCTGCCACGTTGGCCTGGAAGCAGGGGGAAGTAGTGCTGGGAAATCGCTTGCTGCGCAAAGGTACAGCCATTGCCACGTTTATCAACGGCAAGTATGCGAATCAACAACATGGCAATCACGCGGCCCTGTATATAGGGCAGGCGCTGGACGGCATCCTCGTCATGGATCAGTGGAAGGGCAAGCGCCCGCCTCTCGTTACGTCGCGGACCTTGCGTTCCAAAGGCCGTTACAAGAATGGCTTGTATATCGATCCCAGCAATAATGCCGACGCTTTTTTCGTCATCGAATAG
- a CDS encoding IS481 family transposase → MTQALHSRARTTHLIREEIRNSTLPQRELAERYNVSRLTIRKWQNRDSAEDRSHRPHTMHTTLTPAQELVVIALRTTLLLPTDDLLAVAREFVNPALSRGALGRCLRRHGVSSLLKMAALEDDKPVTKKSFKDYEPGFLHMDIKYLPQMLDETERRYLFVAIDRATRWVFMEIYANQSDSSSTDFLLKLKNACPITIVKLLTDNGSQFTDRFTSKKKDPVSGDRIPSGKHVFDVLCKQLVIEHRLIPPRHPQTNGMVERFNGRISEVVNQTRFGSRAELESTLRNYLKIYNHNIPQRALDNATPIQAMKKWQEKKPELFVKRVYNQAGLDT, encoded by the coding sequence ATGACCCAAGCCCTTCACAGCCGAGCCCGCACCACCCACCTGATCCGGGAAGAAATCCGCAACTCGACACTGCCCCAACGGGAGCTTGCCGAGCGCTATAACGTGAGCCGCCTGACGATCCGTAAATGGCAGAACCGCGACAGCGCCGAGGACCGTTCGCACCGGCCCCACACCATGCATACGACGCTGACGCCAGCGCAGGAACTGGTCGTCATCGCGCTACGCACCACCTTGCTTTTGCCCACCGACGACTTGCTGGCGGTGGCGCGTGAGTTCGTCAACCCGGCGCTTTCGCGTGGCGCCCTGGGCCGCTGCTTGCGGCGCCATGGTGTCTCCAGTTTGCTTAAAATGGCCGCACTCGAAGACGACAAACCGGTTACCAAAAAGTCGTTCAAGGACTACGAGCCGGGCTTTTTACATATGGATATCAAGTACTTACCGCAGATGCTCGATGAAACCGAACGCCGTTACCTGTTCGTCGCCATTGACCGCGCCACACGCTGGGTCTTCATGGAAATCTATGCCAACCAGTCCGACAGCAGCAGTACCGACTTCCTGCTCAAACTGAAAAATGCTTGCCCGATCACCATCGTCAAACTACTCACTGACAACGGCAGCCAGTTCACCGACCGTTTTACCAGCAAGAAAAAAGACCCTGTCAGCGGCGACCGTATCCCGAGCGGCAAGCATGTCTTTGACGTGCTGTGCAAGCAATTGGTGATCGAACATCGATTGATTCCGCCGCGTCACCCGCAAACCAACGGCATGGTCGAACGCTTCAATGGCCGTATCAGCGAGGTCGTCAACCAGACTCGTTTCGGCTCCCGGGCCGAACTGGAATCGACGCTGCGCAATTACCTGAAAATCTACAACCACAACATTCCCCAGCGCGCCTTGGATAACGCAACACCGATTCAGGCGATGAAGAAATGGCAGGAGAAAAAGCCGGAATTATTCGTTAAACGCGTATATAACCAGGCCGGTCTTGACACTTAG
- a CDS encoding ATP-binding protein: MTSSGETIIKTFKLEFSNRVIEHLGIKLYQNKPTNVVAEFLSNGWDADATEVNIELKAKGKDGHPIVVITDNGRGMSRDELTDEFLIIGRNRRADPTARTPGGRTPMGRKGIGKLAGFGIARTVDILSSPNGIVRNGKPDDDPKFYWLRFSLEDLLAKSASAFASTYEPKVIADGVNFSDFQKILLSENQGDVFDHFLDSVKLGGGGVCVFLSNTTLKKAMNTESLLQSMGRRFTVSTLRPDFVVKVNNRIITPEQALPPLHEFGFGDWNNPVEEMIVVNGIDRKVKYWIKFVSLQGSDWSIENAGIGVYAHGKIAQDRPFFFGSKGKEILSRYLYGVIEADWLDELPSDVVSTDRRSIDWDTDDTIQFHEWGNTKISSWLEEFRKWRAKCQDRPGYIRV, encoded by the coding sequence ATGACTTCGAGCGGTGAAACTATTATTAAAACTTTTAAGCTGGAATTTTCTAACCGAGTTATTGAACACCTTGGTATCAAGCTGTATCAAAATAAACCGACTAACGTTGTCGCCGAATTCCTATCAAATGGGTGGGACGCTGACGCGACAGAAGTAAACATTGAGCTAAAAGCTAAGGGTAAGGATGGGCATCCTATTGTCGTGATTACTGACAATGGACGAGGTATGTCTCGAGATGAGCTTACCGATGAGTTCTTAATCATCGGCAGGAATAGGCGAGCTGATCCTACAGCTCGCACGCCGGGTGGAAGAACTCCGATGGGGCGAAAAGGAATCGGTAAGCTTGCCGGGTTTGGTATCGCGAGAACTGTCGATATTCTTTCTTCACCCAATGGAATTGTCCGTAATGGTAAGCCTGACGACGATCCTAAGTTTTATTGGCTTCGTTTTTCTTTAGAGGACTTACTTGCTAAGTCCGCATCTGCTTTTGCAAGTACCTATGAACCTAAAGTTATTGCGGATGGGGTAAATTTTTCAGATTTTCAAAAAATCTTACTGTCTGAAAATCAAGGCGATGTCTTTGATCATTTCCTAGATAGTGTAAAACTAGGCGGTGGAGGTGTATGCGTATTTTTAAGTAATACTACCCTAAAAAAAGCAATGAATACCGAATCATTGTTGCAGTCAATGGGTAGGCGCTTCACGGTTTCTACTTTACGTCCTGATTTTGTAGTTAAGGTCAACAATAGAATAATTACTCCTGAGCAGGCTTTGCCTCCGTTGCATGAATTTGGCTTTGGAGATTGGAACAATCCGGTAGAGGAAATGATCGTTGTGAATGGAATTGATCGTAAGGTCAAGTATTGGATTAAGTTTGTGAGTTTACAGGGATCTGATTGGTCAATTGAAAATGCAGGTATTGGGGTTTATGCGCATGGAAAAATTGCTCAAGATAGACCATTCTTCTTTGGTAGCAAAGGCAAAGAAATCCTTAGTCGTTATCTATATGGCGTTATTGAGGCAGATTGGCTTGATGAGCTGCCAAGCGATGTTGTCTCGACTGATCGTCGATCTATCGACTGGGATACAGATGACACGATTCAATTCCATGAGTGGGGCAACACAAAAATATCCTCGTGGCTAGAAGAATTTCGTAAGTGGCGTGCTAAGTGTCAAGACCGGCCTGGTTATATACGCGTTTAA
- a CDS encoding DNA cytosine methyltransferase — translation MSSFKAVSLFSNCGAGDVGYRSAGFQFEVMAELDPDRLEVCLLNHPGASGVPGDLRKTWATVVNTYRERAGDERPALLCACPPCQGMSSARSGMGKHDDADAGSKDERNLLVTVIAKVAKKLQPSLIVVENVPAFFSRKVNHPKDKNPVSAANFLISSLSRDYVAFPLSADLSDFGIPQSRNRAFLTFVRKDVAGLRELLRLNRAPFPRATHSISAGLAPHVSIAEALTSFRLPMLDASTKGLAHAEEYRGFHSVPVWSERIYAMVAAIPPASGRSAWQNSSCYVCGPVECGEETVLCPHCNDPLLRPIVQEKNGTYRLVKGFKSSYRRMHNDRPAATITTASGHIGSDYTIHPTQNRLLSTLECALLQTFPKDFQWGDALERLGHTNVREMIGEAVPPGFTKLHGLVLLGILKHLWTRAPITQDDERCEKGWSALKEAAKKDNRQDPRKYFNYKNPVIKRPFAQCTVVVAA, via the coding sequence ATGAGTTCGTTTAAAGCGGTAAGTCTTTTCTCAAACTGCGGTGCCGGTGATGTAGGTTACCGTAGCGCAGGATTTCAGTTTGAGGTTATGGCTGAACTCGACCCAGATCGTTTAGAGGTCTGTCTTTTAAATCATCCTGGAGCATCTGGAGTGCCCGGTGATCTGCGTAAGACTTGGGCCACTGTTGTGAACACGTATCGAGAGCGGGCGGGGGATGAGCGTCCTGCATTGTTGTGCGCGTGCCCACCCTGCCAGGGAATGAGTTCTGCAAGGTCTGGAATGGGAAAGCATGATGATGCCGATGCTGGTTCAAAAGATGAACGAAATTTGCTTGTGACCGTTATTGCCAAGGTCGCTAAAAAATTACAGCCATCATTAATTGTTGTCGAAAATGTTCCTGCTTTTTTTTCGAGAAAAGTAAATCACCCAAAGGATAAAAACCCAGTATCAGCGGCAAATTTTTTAATTTCTTCATTATCACGGGATTATGTGGCGTTCCCGTTAAGTGCTGATTTAAGCGATTTCGGTATTCCACAATCTAGAAACCGAGCGTTCCTTACCTTTGTGAGAAAAGATGTTGCAGGGCTACGCGAGCTTTTAAGATTAAACCGCGCACCTTTCCCAAGGGCTACTCATTCGATAAGTGCAGGCTTGGCGCCTCATGTTTCGATAGCAGAGGCGTTAACAAGTTTTAGGCTTCCTATGTTAGACGCTTCTACTAAAGGCTTGGCGCATGCTGAGGAGTATCGCGGATTTCATTCAGTTCCAGTGTGGAGCGAGCGGATTTATGCCATGGTTGCCGCGATACCACCGGCATCGGGGAGAAGCGCGTGGCAGAATTCTTCATGCTATGTTTGCGGTCCTGTGGAGTGTGGTGAGGAAACAGTTTTATGCCCTCATTGCAACGATCCTTTATTGCGACCAATCGTCCAAGAAAAAAATGGAACTTATCGTTTGGTTAAGGGTTTTAAAAGTAGCTATCGACGTATGCATAATGATCGACCTGCGGCGACGATTACAACCGCTAGCGGACACATTGGTAGTGATTACACGATTCACCCTACACAAAATCGGCTATTGAGTACTTTGGAATGCGCATTGCTTCAGACCTTCCCTAAAGACTTTCAGTGGGGTGATGCACTAGAAAGGCTTGGGCATACGAATGTTCGGGAAATGATTGGCGAGGCCGTTCCCCCAGGCTTTACGAAATTGCACGGTCTAGTGTTGTTGGGAATATTGAAACACCTCTGGACGCGTGCTCCTATCACTCAAGATGATGAGCGCTGTGAGAAGGGGTGGTCTGCGCTTAAAGAGGCTGCAAAAAAAGACAACCGGCAAGATCCTCGCAAATATTTCAATTATAAGAACCCCGTTATTAAACGCCCTTTTGCGCAATGTACCGTCGTTGTTGCTGCTTAG
- a CDS encoding ATP-binding protein — MDFDRIVRDDDDTVPLDVGPDDQGWSEKSGTTIRMTSFLAKRVPDLTTFLRQLAFRFTFARSDFNVQVIDSLSEDKLPVKVDPLNIPLLPGTRIDLADRPVITDEGVALKVSGWLGMAKDAYKNEEMTGVRIYARGKIAGVTRDFNQPSGFTGEFAVRSYLVGHVNAEWLDLDDGDDLVRTDRQDILWDSEYGQLLRQWGADVIREIASKSREPRRIRVRDEFLKRSKIEERAKNRFGDKQVAKVAVELAKKFGGFAAEDELNDDIYVEDLSLIILSVAPHQALMEAFHEFTNHVTAGQTSIDQMVDIFDKAQIAELASYAQIASQRVRVISELEKIIDETSDELQFQRLLEKAPWLIEPSWTVISKNQSLKNFKSSFEKYWKKETGNDIVLAIDYENKRPDFTLVSVDGLLHIVEIKKAGHKFDDADFDRLINYVEAFEKFFEENQFVVADFRRGWRIDFIADGVDVKKAQNKRAFTQICDAGHLFRMTWRDFLIRTKKVHEQFLDVHDLNSSLKQGKAV, encoded by the coding sequence ATGGATTTTGATCGTATTGTGCGAGATGACGATGACACAGTACCATTAGACGTTGGACCCGATGATCAGGGATGGAGTGAGAAGTCAGGAACTACAATAAGAATGACATCGTTTCTGGCAAAACGAGTTCCTGATTTAACTACTTTTTTACGTCAGTTGGCATTCCGTTTTACTTTTGCAAGAAGTGATTTTAATGTTCAGGTAATTGACTCGTTATCCGAAGATAAGCTTCCAGTAAAAGTAGATCCATTAAATATTCCACTTTTGCCAGGGACGCGAATAGATCTCGCGGATCGCCCTGTTATTACAGATGAAGGGGTGGCGCTGAAAGTGTCTGGCTGGCTGGGAATGGCGAAGGATGCCTATAAAAATGAAGAAATGACAGGCGTGCGTATATATGCCAGAGGAAAGATTGCTGGAGTCACACGCGATTTTAATCAACCTTCTGGGTTTACCGGGGAATTTGCGGTGCGCTCCTATTTGGTTGGTCATGTTAATGCTGAATGGCTGGATTTGGATGATGGTGATGATTTGGTTCGTACCGATCGACAAGACATCCTATGGGATTCTGAATACGGTCAATTACTACGTCAATGGGGCGCGGATGTAATCCGTGAAATCGCATCTAAATCTAGAGAGCCGAGACGCATCCGTGTTCGGGATGAATTTCTAAAGCGCTCGAAGATTGAGGAGCGAGCAAAAAATAGATTTGGTGATAAGCAGGTCGCAAAGGTCGCAGTCGAGTTGGCTAAAAAATTTGGTGGGTTTGCCGCAGAAGATGAACTTAATGACGATATATATGTTGAGGATCTATCGCTTATAATTTTATCGGTCGCTCCTCATCAGGCATTAATGGAGGCATTCCACGAGTTTACGAACCACGTAACCGCTGGCCAAACTTCTATCGATCAGATGGTAGATATTTTTGATAAGGCTCAAATAGCAGAATTGGCATCTTACGCTCAAATTGCATCTCAGCGTGTGAGAGTAATTAGTGAATTAGAGAAAATAATAGATGAAACATCAGATGAGCTTCAGTTTCAAAGATTGTTGGAGAAGGCGCCATGGCTAATCGAGCCTTCTTGGACGGTAATCAGTAAAAATCAGTCTCTCAAAAACTTTAAAAGTTCTTTCGAAAAATATTGGAAAAAAGAGACTGGGAATGATATAGTTCTAGCCATTGATTACGAAAATAAGCGCCCTGATTTTACTCTTGTTAGTGTTGATGGATTGCTGCACATTGTTGAAATAAAAAAGGCTGGACATAAGTTTGATGACGCTGATTTTGATAGACTAATTAATTATGTTGAGGCATTTGAGAAGTTTTTTGAAGAGAATCAATTTGTTGTTGCTGATTTCCGCAGGGGGTGGCGTATAGATTTTATTGCTGATGGGGTTGACGTTAAAAAGGCACAAAATAAGCGCGCTTTTACTCAGATTTGTGATGCGGGCCATTTATTTAGGATGACATGGCGAGATTTTTTAATAAGAACGAAAAAAGTGCATGAGCAGTTCTTGGATGTTCACGACTTAAATAGTAGTTTAAAGCAAGGAAAAGCTGTATGA
- a CDS encoding ATP-binding protein has product MATPADSEALAQVDDTALPTSETIPELSTSPYTLRISRLTVDKLGVKLYDKVSAVVAELVANGYDADAENVVVRLPINIQLASKAGRELTDLSYAIEVQDDGHGMTPAEAISFYLRIGADRRTRTDQDGSKSRIKKRPVMGRKGIGKLAPFGICRRIEVLSAGGGGALNVALL; this is encoded by the coding sequence ATGGCCACTCCCGCCGACAGTGAAGCACTTGCTCAGGTTGATGATACTGCTTTGCCTACCTCAGAAACAATACCAGAGCTATCGACATCGCCTTATACCTTAAGAATATCTCGTTTAACTGTTGATAAACTTGGAGTCAAGTTATACGACAAGGTAAGCGCTGTGGTAGCTGAGCTAGTTGCAAATGGTTATGATGCTGACGCTGAAAATGTTGTAGTTCGGCTACCGATAAATATTCAATTAGCCAGCAAAGCGGGGCGTGAATTGACGGATCTTAGTTATGCCATCGAGGTTCAAGATGACGGGCACGGTATGACACCGGCAGAGGCAATTTCATTTTATTTACGTATAGGCGCAGATAGAAGAACTCGCACGGATCAAGATGGGAGTAAATCTCGCATTAAGAAGCGGCCGGTCATGGGGCGGAAGGGCATTGGTAAGCTAGCACCATTTGGAATTTGCCGTCGAATTGAGGTTTTGTCTGCTGGGGGGGGGGGCGCACTGAACGTGGCTTTGCTGTAA
- a CDS encoding AlpA family transcriptional regulator, with product MTTTKKFLRLPAVIEATGWSRATIWRKVKAGVLPAPIPIGPKSVAWDAEEIALWQQRCIDARRGVA from the coding sequence ATGACCACGACTAAAAAATTCCTCCGCTTGCCTGCGGTAATCGAGGCCACCGGCTGGTCCCGCGCCACAATCTGGCGCAAGGTGAAGGCAGGCGTGTTGCCAGCTCCTATTCCCATCGGACCCAAGTCTGTTGCCTGGGACGCAGAGGAAATCGCTCTATGGCAGCAGCGCTGTATTGACGCTAGGCGTGGAGTCGCTTGA
- a CDS encoding phage integrase N-terminal domain-containing protein codes for MRDLNYQLKQLCHRNRDGSFATQADRERLLNLCANDLAERGFQHMSVDSLKPKHVAALLDKWKQDGVSTGTIKNRMSALRWWAEKIGKENIIARTNGEYGIAERVFVTNVSKAKVLDADTLARVNDPYTRMSLQLQAAFGLRREESIKIKLGWADGGNILRLQDSWTKGGKYREVPIATMQQRAVLDAAKALAGKGSLIPAQLRYRDQLNRFRAQCDKAGLHGVHGLRHEYAQQRYAELTGRPSPASGGPTSRQLDASQKLADQAARLKISMEMGHGREQVTSIYLGR; via the coding sequence ATGCGCGACCTGAACTACCAGCTCAAGCAACTGTGTCACCGCAACCGGGATGGCAGTTTTGCGACGCAGGCCGACCGCGAGCGCCTATTAAACCTGTGCGCCAACGACTTGGCGGAACGGGGCTTCCAGCATATGAGCGTGGACAGTCTGAAACCGAAGCATGTGGCGGCGCTGCTAGACAAGTGGAAGCAGGATGGCGTCAGTACCGGCACGATCAAGAATCGCATGAGCGCCTTGCGCTGGTGGGCCGAGAAGATCGGCAAGGAGAACATCATTGCGCGCACCAACGGCGAATATGGCATCGCGGAGCGGGTGTTTGTCACCAATGTCTCGAAGGCGAAGGTGCTTGATGCCGACACGCTCGCCCGCGTGAACGATCCTTATACGCGCATGTCCCTGCAGCTGCAGGCGGCGTTTGGTTTGCGGCGCGAGGAAAGCATCAAGATCAAGCTGGGGTGGGCCGATGGCGGGAACATTCTGCGGCTGCAGGATAGCTGGACCAAAGGCGGAAAGTATCGCGAGGTGCCCATTGCCACCATGCAGCAGCGCGCCGTGCTTGATGCGGCCAAGGCGCTGGCGGGAAAAGGCAGCTTGATTCCGGCGCAGTTGCGGTATCGGGACCAGTTGAACCGCTTTCGTGCGCAGTGCGACAAGGCTGGCCTCCATGGCGTGCATGGGCTGCGCCATGAGTACGCGCAGCAGCGCTATGCGGAGCTGACTGGCCGACCTAGTCCAGCCAGTGGCGGCCCGACGTCGAGGCAGCTGGATGCTTCGCAAAAACTCGCAGATCAAGCTGCGCGGCTGAAGATTTCAATGGAGATGGGGCATGGGCGTGAGCAGGTCACCTCCATCTACCTGGGGAGATGA